A single genomic interval of Solimonas sp. K1W22B-7 harbors:
- a CDS encoding LuxR C-terminal-related transcriptional regulator has product MTASAQITLVEAKLFPGGGTQRPLPRPRLDPPAALLAGQATVASVVAPAGYGKSTLLAHWFQLLGERDTLCAWLSLDEDDNDPARLLRYLVGALQTVAPEIGADATAQLDGPASAPKLVLESLAADLGRVERRIALFLDDLHCLHNAEALQVVEWLLNYAPKRIQFLIGSREDAKVRLGGLRVRGSLFELSQHDLTFDYDEARRFCQARLDGELSAQDLMQLVRKTEGWPAGLELAALALQGAPDREQLIEAFAGSDQSLIDYLGDVVLSRLDETTRCFLFQAAQFDRIGGALARAATGNDRAETLLAELQARNLFLIALDRRGEWFRFHQLVGEYFRRRYRMAQPQDCAAVLLRGAQWLQQRGHTEDAINAAIRAEAWEPATQWLAETVEDTSHRLGYHQMVLRWMHAIPHEWMDRYPTIRINYALSLLFATRLDQAQAQVRHLERLLTRLETADAAAQRDGIDTIRCALELQQVLAQALGDEGRKVRETAQHWLERWPQAAPVQLGSAWNSLAFGHKSCGDIDAGLQAMQQGRRVLQAHQGYYGLAWSYTVEAFLLMKRGAYGDARRCCQAGLELLRDKLDGHRSHASVFEVILAAVAYEFDETEQALRHLEVGLVNLEEYGTADVLIMAWLTQARLQFLQGNAEAGYASLQAGREAAARRGLPRVEITLATEECGWRCRSREFDAALALAGRYGIDRPVEAATGWDMAAEKASRSATRLLLHSNPASAVRPLESALRHAREKGLLRRQAELLLLLAAAQRHAGAPEPAAAALGEALQLGTAHGYRRLFLDDAAEVAAIAQRGGTALSRDPAVAGLLRSLLEPAGGAAARPVSGLVEELTKRELKILRQLDSGLSNREIAESIFISEGTLKWHLHNIYGKLGSKNRSGALAKARSLGLLGAEGVKK; this is encoded by the coding sequence ATGACCGCCAGTGCGCAGATCACGCTCGTCGAGGCCAAGCTGTTCCCCGGAGGGGGCACGCAGCGGCCACTGCCGCGGCCGCGCCTGGACCCGCCGGCGGCGCTGCTGGCCGGGCAGGCCACCGTGGCCAGCGTCGTCGCGCCGGCCGGCTACGGAAAATCCACGCTGCTGGCCCATTGGTTCCAGTTGCTCGGCGAGCGCGACACCCTCTGCGCCTGGCTGTCGCTGGACGAGGACGACAACGATCCGGCGCGTCTGCTGCGCTACCTGGTCGGGGCGCTGCAGACGGTGGCGCCGGAGATCGGAGCCGATGCGACGGCGCAGCTGGACGGGCCGGCGAGCGCCCCCAAGCTGGTGCTCGAGTCCCTGGCGGCCGACCTGGGGCGGGTGGAACGGCGCATCGCCCTGTTCCTCGACGACCTGCACTGCCTGCACAACGCCGAGGCCCTGCAGGTAGTGGAATGGCTGCTCAACTACGCACCGAAACGCATCCAGTTCCTGATCGGCTCGCGCGAGGACGCCAAGGTCCGTCTCGGCGGCCTGCGCGTGCGCGGCAGCCTGTTCGAACTTTCGCAGCACGACCTGACGTTCGACTACGACGAGGCCAGGCGTTTCTGCCAGGCGCGCCTGGATGGCGAGCTGTCGGCGCAGGACCTGATGCAGCTGGTGCGCAAGACCGAGGGCTGGCCGGCCGGGCTGGAACTGGCGGCGCTGGCGCTGCAGGGCGCGCCGGATCGCGAACAGCTGATCGAAGCCTTTGCCGGCTCCGACCAGAGTCTCATCGACTACCTCGGCGACGTGGTGCTGAGCCGGCTCGACGAGACCACGCGGTGTTTCCTGTTCCAGGCCGCGCAGTTCGATCGCATCGGCGGCGCACTGGCGCGCGCCGCCACCGGCAACGACCGGGCCGAGACACTGCTGGCCGAGTTGCAGGCGCGCAACCTGTTCCTGATCGCGCTTGACCGTCGCGGCGAGTGGTTCCGCTTCCACCAGCTGGTCGGCGAGTATTTCCGCCGGCGCTACCGGATGGCGCAGCCACAGGACTGCGCGGCGGTACTGCTGCGCGGCGCGCAGTGGCTGCAGCAGCGCGGCCACACCGAGGATGCGATCAATGCCGCGATCCGCGCCGAGGCCTGGGAGCCGGCCACGCAATGGCTGGCCGAAACCGTCGAGGACACCTCTCACCGGCTCGGGTATCACCAGATGGTGCTGCGCTGGATGCACGCGATCCCGCACGAGTGGATGGACCGCTACCCGACGATCCGCATCAACTATGCCCTCTCGCTGCTGTTCGCGACGCGGCTGGACCAGGCCCAGGCGCAGGTGCGTCATCTGGAGCGCCTGCTGACGCGCCTGGAAACCGCCGACGCCGCGGCACAGCGCGACGGCATCGACACGATCCGTTGTGCGCTGGAGCTGCAACAGGTCCTCGCCCAGGCCCTCGGCGACGAGGGCCGCAAGGTGCGCGAGACGGCGCAGCATTGGCTGGAGCGCTGGCCGCAGGCGGCGCCGGTGCAGCTCGGCTCGGCATGGAACTCGCTGGCCTTCGGCCACAAGAGCTGCGGCGACATCGATGCGGGCCTGCAGGCGATGCAGCAGGGCCGGCGCGTGCTGCAGGCGCACCAGGGTTACTACGGCCTGGCCTGGAGCTACACGGTCGAAGCGTTCCTGCTGATGAAGCGCGGCGCCTACGGTGATGCACGGCGCTGCTGCCAGGCCGGGCTGGAGCTGCTGCGCGACAAGCTCGACGGCCATCGCAGCCATGCCAGCGTCTTCGAGGTGATCCTGGCAGCGGTGGCTTACGAATTCGACGAGACCGAGCAGGCGCTGCGCCACCTGGAGGTCGGCCTGGTCAACCTGGAGGAGTACGGCACCGCCGACGTGCTGATCATGGCCTGGCTGACGCAGGCGCGCCTGCAGTTCCTGCAGGGCAATGCCGAGGCCGGCTACGCCAGCCTGCAAGCGGGACGCGAGGCGGCGGCGCGGCGCGGCCTGCCGCGGGTGGAGATCACCCTGGCCACCGAGGAATGCGGCTGGCGCTGCCGCTCACGCGAATTCGATGCGGCGCTGGCGCTGGCCGGGCGCTACGGCATCGACCGGCCGGTCGAAGCGGCCACGGGCTGGGACATGGCGGCGGAGAAGGCCTCGCGCTCCGCGACGCGGCTGCTGCTGCACAGCAACCCTGCCAGCGCAGTCCGGCCGCTGGAGTCGGCTCTACGCCACGCCCGCGAGAAGGGGCTGCTGCGCCGCCAGGCGGAGCTGCTGTTGCTGCTCGCGGCGGCGCAGCGCCATGCCGGTGCCCCGGAACCGGCGGCGGCGGCGCTGGGCGAGGCCCTGCAACTGGGCACGGCACATGGGTACCGGCGCCTGTTCCTGGACGACGCCGCGGAAGTCGCCGCGATCGCGCAGCGCGGCGGCACTGCGCTGTCGCGCGATCCGGCAGTCGCCGGCCTGCTGCGCAGCCTGCTGGAACCCGCCGGCGGGGCCGCGGCGCGCCCGGTCTCCGGGCTGGTCGAGGAGCTGACCAAGCGCGAGCTGAAGATCCTGCGCCAGCTCGACTCCGGCCTCAGCAATCGGGAAATCGCGGAGTCGATCTTCATCAGCGAGGGCACGCTGAAGTGGCACCTGCACAACATCTACGGCAAGCTCGGCAGCAAGAATCGCTCGGGCGCTCTGGCAAAGGCACGTAGCCTGGGCCTGCTCGGCGCCGAGGGCGTAAAGAAGTGA
- a CDS encoding thiolase family protein, protein MKTNAYVAGVAMTRFGKFLDRGLKSLAAEAIGGALQDAGLEAADLQAAYMGNGAAGVTTGQVLIPGEAVLRGMGIGRIPVINVENACATSATAFQQAAQMITLGVYDVVLVCGFEKLYNEDKRKTFSVFQGAVDLEAIDEVLAGLAQNMKDTGATGDLEGAGTRRSLFMDLYASMARSYMQRTGATAKHFAMVSAKNSLHGSLNPKAQYQDRLTVEEVLAAPMIADPMTLLMCSPIGDGAAAVVLVSERKARAMGLRDRVRVLSSVLASGFDYAAGQETVPEYAARLAYEAAGVGPRDLDVVELHDASSPAEVIYYEYLGLAPKNEGAALVESGATTLGGRIPVNTSGGLLRKGHPIGASGAGQIVELVEQLRGRAGGRQVEGARTAMAENGGGFIGNDVAAIVISVLQRE, encoded by the coding sequence ATGAAAACCAATGCATACGTCGCCGGCGTCGCCATGACGCGCTTCGGCAAGTTCCTCGACCGCGGCCTCAAGTCGCTCGCCGCCGAGGCCATCGGCGGAGCCCTGCAGGACGCCGGCCTCGAAGCCGCCGATCTCCAGGCCGCCTACATGGGCAACGGCGCCGCCGGCGTCACCACCGGCCAGGTGCTGATTCCCGGCGAGGCGGTGCTGCGCGGCATGGGCATCGGCCGCATTCCGGTGATCAACGTCGAGAACGCCTGCGCCACCTCCGCCACCGCCTTCCAGCAAGCCGCTCAGATGATCACGCTCGGCGTCTACGACGTGGTCCTGGTCTGCGGTTTCGAGAAGCTCTACAACGAAGACAAGCGCAAGACCTTTTCGGTGTTCCAGGGCGCGGTCGACCTGGAAGCCATCGACGAGGTACTGGCCGGCCTGGCGCAGAACATGAAGGACACCGGCGCCACCGGCGACCTCGAGGGCGCCGGCACCAGGCGCTCGCTGTTCATGGACCTGTACGCCAGCATGGCGCGCAGCTACATGCAGCGTACCGGAGCCACCGCGAAGCATTTCGCCATGGTCTCGGCCAAGAACTCGCTGCACGGCAGCCTCAACCCCAAGGCGCAGTACCAGGACCGCCTGACGGTGGAGGAAGTGCTGGCCGCGCCGATGATCGCCGACCCGATGACCCTGCTGATGTGCTCGCCGATCGGCGACGGCGCCGCCGCGGTGGTGCTGGTGTCCGAGCGCAAGGCCCGCGCCATGGGGCTCAGGGACAGGGTCCGCGTGCTGTCCTCGGTGCTGGCCTCCGGCTTCGACTATGCCGCAGGGCAGGAGACCGTGCCGGAGTACGCCGCGCGCCTGGCCTACGAGGCCGCCGGTGTCGGCCCGCGCGATCTCGACGTGGTCGAGCTGCACGACGCCTCCTCGCCGGCCGAAGTCATCTACTACGAATACCTCGGCCTGGCGCCGAAGAACGAGGGCGCCGCCCTGGTCGAGAGCGGCGCCACCACCCTGGGCGGCCGCATCCCGGTCAACACCTCCGGCGGCCTGCTGCGCAAGGGCCATCCCATCGGCGCTTCCGGCGCCGGACAGATCGTCGAGCTGGTCGAGCAGCTGCGCGGCCGCGCCGGCGGCCGCCAAGTGGAGGGCGCGCGCACCGCGATGGCGGAGAACGGCGGCGGCTTCATCGGCAACGACGTCGCCGCCATCGTCATCAGCGTGCTGCAGCGGGAGTGA
- the cynS gene encoding cyanase: MTRDEVTAAILEAKLAKGLKWADLATAVGHSKEWVTAGLLGQMTFTQADAEKLGALLELPAAAVAQLQVVPYKGSLPSAVPTDPLVYRFYELISIYGTTFKALIHEEFGDGIMSAIDFSMDLQREPDPKGDRVRIVMSGKFLPYKTY; encoded by the coding sequence ATGACCCGCGACGAAGTCACCGCCGCCATCCTCGAAGCCAAGCTCGCCAAGGGCCTCAAATGGGCCGACCTGGCCACCGCCGTCGGCCACAGCAAGGAGTGGGTCACCGCCGGCCTGCTCGGCCAGATGACCTTCACCCAGGCCGACGCCGAAAAGCTCGGTGCCCTGCTGGAGCTGCCGGCCGCCGCCGTCGCGCAGCTGCAGGTCGTGCCCTACAAGGGCTCGCTGCCCTCGGCCGTGCCCACCGATCCGCTGGTCTACCGCTTCTACGAACTGATCAGCATCTACGGCACCACGTTCAAGGCCCTGATCCACGAGGAATTCGGCGACGGCATCATGAGCGCCATCGACTTCTCCATGGACCTGCAGCGCGAGCCCGATCCCAAGGGCGACCGCGTCCGCATCGTCATGAGCGGCAAGTTCCTGCCGTACAAGACTTACTAG
- a CDS encoding acyl-CoA dehydrogenase family protein, whose protein sequence is MAYDGIRVQLGPTGLEPQQSETEEAILTGVRRFAEKVMRPIGRELDELHDPNQVIAPGSSLWTLLGEYQKLGLTVGSIFELPAEERGRIMSTAFEELGWGDGGLAICLAASTVPWIVMHAMQNQTLLERYPEDRVGCWGITEPDHGSDILDFGRQTAQPGSSYGKPNCVVRIDGDELVVSGQKSAWVSNGPIAGLCCLFASLDDGSGEFKQCCVILPLDRPGVSRGKVLDKLGQRALTQGELYFDDVRVSRDHMVAAPGEPYHAAIYALLAEANCIMASIWTGAARAAYEHALEYAHTRKQGGVPIIRHQNVRYRLFHMFRKVEASRALARRVMYFNHTSPVPAIQGSIAAKITATQTAFEVASEAIQMFGGNGVTREYPVEKLLRDARSSMIEDGCNEFLAIKGGTYLADPVRY, encoded by the coding sequence ATGGCATACGACGGCATCCGGGTCCAGCTGGGCCCCACGGGGCTGGAACCCCAGCAGAGCGAAACGGAGGAGGCCATCCTGACCGGTGTCCGCCGCTTCGCCGAAAAGGTCATGCGGCCGATCGGCCGCGAACTCGACGAGCTGCACGACCCCAACCAGGTGATCGCGCCGGGCTCGTCCCTGTGGACCCTGCTGGGCGAGTACCAGAAGCTGGGCCTGACCGTCGGCTCGATCTTCGAGCTGCCGGCCGAGGAGCGCGGCCGCATCATGTCCACCGCCTTCGAGGAACTGGGCTGGGGCGACGGCGGCCTGGCGATCTGCCTGGCGGCCTCCACGGTGCCGTGGATCGTGATGCACGCGATGCAGAACCAGACCCTGCTGGAGCGCTACCCGGAGGATCGCGTCGGCTGCTGGGGCATCACCGAGCCCGACCACGGCTCCGACATCCTCGATTTCGGCCGCCAGACCGCGCAGCCGGGCTCGTCCTACGGCAAGCCCAACTGCGTCGTCCGCATCGACGGCGACGAACTGGTCGTCAGCGGCCAGAAATCCGCCTGGGTGTCCAACGGCCCGATCGCCGGCCTGTGCTGCCTGTTCGCCTCGCTGGACGACGGCAGCGGCGAGTTCAAGCAGTGCTGCGTGATCCTGCCGCTGGACCGTCCCGGCGTGTCGCGCGGCAAGGTGCTGGACAAGCTTGGCCAGCGCGCCCTGACCCAGGGCGAGTTGTACTTCGACGACGTGCGCGTGTCGCGGGACCACATGGTCGCCGCGCCGGGCGAGCCGTACCACGCCGCGATCTACGCGCTGCTGGCCGAGGCCAACTGCATCATGGCCTCGATCTGGACCGGTGCCGCCCGCGCCGCCTACGAGCACGCCCTGGAGTACGCCCACACGCGCAAGCAGGGCGGGGTGCCGATCATCCGCCACCAGAACGTGCGCTACCGCCTGTTCCACATGTTCCGCAAGGTCGAGGCCTCGCGCGCCCTGGCGCGGCGCGTCATGTACTTCAACCACACCAGCCCGGTGCCGGCGATCCAGGGCTCCATCGCCGCCAAGATCACCGCCACGCAGACCGCGTTCGAGGTTGCCTCCGAGGCCATCCAGATGTTCGGCGGCAACGGCGTCACCCGCGAGTACCCGGTGGAGAAGCTGCTGCGCGACGCCCGCTCCTCGATGATCGAGGACGGCTGCAACGAGTTCCTCGCCATCAAGGGCGGCACCTACCTCGCCGACCCGGTGCGCTACTGA
- a CDS encoding saccharopine dehydrogenase family protein, with amino-acid sequence MSNSRNIVVYGGSGYTGKLIGEALAHRRIPFYFAGRNADKLKKNLDIIRERMGADAWKLDAEVVAVEHDKAAVLPLFRKAKVVINVVGPFMQLAWPIVEASLEAGCHYIDTTGEQDWTKAIGEKYGAPFAARQLLLAPATSFMWSAGAIAAEVVLEDPEIDTLDILYQVDNGLPSEASTKSFLRMVCSETAQYYVEQNEFKAWPNDKAYLVTLPYRNQLVHAHPWGGACEPIWFKDRLRNIKVLTAIGEHLIDGVITAIKAFNEKAPGLDQAGKEALTNAIGDQINTGEPPKDDPDVQRGVIVVHGQSRTKTRTYVMNLSAAYTWTGEICAESAERILNGQLKAVGFQPVSRAFGHRELIRKFNAMGYTSALPD; translated from the coding sequence ATGTCCAACTCACGCAACATCGTCGTCTACGGCGGCAGCGGCTACACCGGCAAGCTGATCGGCGAAGCCCTGGCCCACCGCCGCATCCCCTTCTACTTCGCCGGCCGCAATGCCGACAAGCTGAAGAAGAACCTGGACATCATCCGCGAGCGCATGGGCGCCGACGCCTGGAAGCTCGACGCCGAAGTCGTCGCCGTCGAGCACGACAAGGCCGCGGTGCTGCCGCTGTTCAGGAAGGCCAAGGTCGTCATCAACGTCGTCGGTCCGTTCATGCAGCTGGCCTGGCCGATCGTGGAAGCGTCGCTGGAAGCCGGCTGCCACTACATCGACACCACCGGCGAGCAGGACTGGACCAAGGCCATCGGCGAGAAGTACGGCGCCCCGTTCGCGGCCAGGCAGCTGCTGCTGGCCCCGGCCACCTCGTTCATGTGGTCTGCCGGCGCCATCGCCGCCGAAGTCGTGCTCGAGGACCCGGAAATCGACACGCTCGACATCCTCTACCAGGTCGATAACGGCCTGCCCTCGGAGGCCTCGACCAAGTCCTTCCTGCGCATGGTCTGCAGCGAGACCGCGCAGTACTACGTCGAGCAGAACGAGTTCAAGGCCTGGCCGAACGACAAGGCCTACCTGGTGACGCTGCCGTACCGCAACCAGCTGGTGCACGCCCATCCCTGGGGCGGCGCCTGCGAGCCGATCTGGTTCAAGGACCGCCTGCGCAACATCAAGGTGCTGACCGCGATCGGCGAGCACCTGATCGACGGCGTCATCACCGCGATCAAGGCCTTCAACGAAAAGGCTCCGGGCCTCGACCAGGCCGGCAAGGAAGCGCTGACCAACGCCATCGGCGACCAGATCAACACCGGCGAACCGCCGAAGGACGATCCGGACGTGCAGCGCGGCGTGATCGTGGTGCATGGACAGAGCCGCACCAAAACCAGGACCTACGTGATGAACCTGTCGGCGGCCTACACCTGGACCGGCGAGATCTGCGCCGAGAGTGCCGAGCGCATCCTCAATGGCCAGCTCAAGGCCGTCGGCTTCCAGCCGGTCAGCCGCGCCTTCGGTCACCGCGAGCTGATCCGCAAGTTCAACGCGATGGGCTACACCAGCGCGCTGCCCGACTGA
- a CDS encoding AMP-binding protein: protein MSRHSELTLAGILANRAAERPDLDVLTIEGGGKRPDEVRSYRQLWNHGRSLAAGLTALGLQQGERFALLMANHAEFVEAMVAAAVSGTVFVPIDPRTRGDKLAYMLRFANCRGVIAADYALPNLAEVHRDLPELKWIVGLPTDEGKAFDDTLRQHGVVPWSQLLLADPESVTPVELPPEAAMQLIYTSGTTGDPKGIVMTHRRYCENAAVAPRLFGYRPDDRPYSGLSMTHANAQVLTLGSALAAGLRCVLSRRFTKSRLWDITRQYGCTSFNLLGGMTTAVYADPPKPDDADNPVRFIVSAGMPAAIWADFEQRFGVQILEFYGAAEGGLTVKPLGAGPVGSIGKPIPTLQHRIVDDEGRDVPRGQPGELLFRYADGSDFKVEYHQNPEASARKCKDGWLHMGDVVTEDADGWLYFQFRKGGGIRCNGDFINPAFVEKAIAESSQVDDVYVYGVPAKSGVPGEKDPVAAVVPKNPVGFDPQALFRACRKKLEANFVPRYIQVLEQIPKTASEKPQERFLIEAFERNPTQVHTET, encoded by the coding sequence ATGAGCAGGCATTCCGAACTGACCCTGGCGGGCATCCTCGCCAACCGCGCCGCCGAGCGCCCCGACCTCGACGTGCTGACGATCGAGGGCGGCGGCAAGCGTCCGGACGAAGTCCGCAGCTATCGCCAGCTGTGGAACCACGGCCGCTCGCTGGCCGCCGGGCTGACCGCGCTGGGGCTGCAGCAGGGCGAGCGCTTCGCGCTGCTGATGGCCAACCACGCCGAGTTCGTCGAGGCGATGGTCGCCGCGGCGGTGTCCGGTACGGTGTTCGTGCCGATTGACCCGCGCACCCGCGGCGACAAGCTGGCCTACATGCTGCGCTTCGCCAACTGCCGCGGCGTCATCGCCGCCGACTACGCGCTGCCGAACCTCGCGGAGGTCCACCGCGATCTTCCCGAGCTGAAATGGATCGTGGGCCTGCCGACGGACGAGGGCAAGGCCTTCGACGACACGCTGCGCCAGCACGGCGTCGTGCCCTGGTCGCAGCTGCTCTTGGCCGACCCCGAGAGCGTCACTCCCGTCGAGTTGCCACCGGAAGCGGCGATGCAGCTGATCTACACCTCGGGCACCACCGGCGATCCCAAGGGCATCGTCATGACCCACCGGCGCTATTGCGAGAACGCCGCGGTCGCGCCCCGCCTGTTCGGCTACCGCCCGGACGACCGCCCGTATTCCGGACTGTCGATGACCCATGCCAACGCCCAGGTCCTGACGCTGGGTTCGGCGCTCGCCGCCGGCCTGCGCTGCGTGCTGTCGCGCCGCTTCACCAAGTCGCGGCTGTGGGACATCACCCGCCAGTACGGCTGCACCAGCTTCAACCTGCTCGGCGGCATGACCACCGCGGTCTATGCCGACCCGCCGAAGCCCGACGACGCCGACAACCCGGTGCGCTTCATCGTCTCGGCCGGCATGCCGGCGGCGATCTGGGCGGACTTCGAGCAGCGCTTCGGCGTGCAGATCCTGGAGTTCTACGGCGCCGCCGAGGGCGGCCTGACGGTCAAGCCCCTCGGTGCCGGCCCGGTCGGCTCCATCGGCAAGCCGATCCCGACGCTGCAGCACCGCATCGTCGACGACGAGGGCCGCGATGTACCGCGCGGGCAGCCGGGCGAGCTGCTGTTCCGGTACGCCGACGGCTCGGACTTCAAGGTCGAGTACCACCAGAACCCGGAAGCCAGCGCCAGGAAATGCAAGGACGGCTGGCTGCACATGGGCGACGTCGTCACCGAGGATGCGGACGGCTGGCTGTACTTCCAGTTCCGCAAGGGCGGCGGCATCCGCTGCAACGGCGACTTCATCAACCCGGCTTTCGTCGAGAAGGCGATCGCCGAGTCGTCCCAGGTGGACGACGTCTACGTCTATGGCGTGCCGGCGAAGTCCGGCGTGCCCGGCGAGAAGGATCCGGTCGCCGCCGTCGTACCGAAGAACCCCGTGGGCTTCGATCCGCAGGCCCTGTTCAGGGCCTGCCGCAAGAAGCTCGAGGCCAACTTCGTTCCGCGCTACATCCAGGTGCTGGAACAGATTCCCAAGACCGCCTCGGAAAAACCCCAGGAGCGTTTCCTGATCGAGGCCTTCGAACGCAACCCCACCCAAGTCCATACCGAAACCTGA
- a CDS encoding DUF1329 domain-containing protein, with protein sequence MQYTQFKALALAGFAAAAFSLSPSVLAKVPAAEAAKLGQELTPVGAEKGPNKDGSIPAWTPAAQRGALKGEFPNDAKIDAEKALFTITKANMEQYAAKLTEGHKKLLKTYDSYKMNVYPSHRVVNFPEAILKATAENAVNCEMVGTDTPDNCKLGFPFPIPKTGAEPIWNHKMKWRGEAQTRFNNQMIVQPNGQFQLTKIIEDVTFGYASIKSPVPVTKNSGEFLKYLSKTVEPPRMAGTFILVHEKAGTGAEGRAAWLYSPGLKRIRRAPTVCCDNPYEGTDGHQFYDQVDMFNGVLERYNWKLVGKKEMFIPYNSNKISGNKLKYKDLAKPKHLNPDLPRYELHRVWVVEADLKQGTSHTFKKRRFYIDEDSWNIVAVDDYDKRDELYQFQEGHLIFAYNILAATTVPEVIYHFTSGRYFVTAAFNEDKPNDVSVSFKDDYFSASSVQKMTTK encoded by the coding sequence ATGCAGTACACCCAGTTCAAGGCGCTGGCGCTGGCGGGCTTTGCCGCTGCGGCGTTCAGTCTTTCGCCGTCGGTCCTGGCCAAGGTCCCCGCTGCCGAAGCGGCGAAGCTCGGCCAGGAACTGACCCCGGTCGGCGCCGAGAAAGGCCCCAACAAGGACGGCAGCATCCCGGCCTGGACGCCGGCGGCACAGCGAGGTGCGCTCAAGGGCGAGTTCCCCAATGACGCGAAGATCGACGCCGAGAAGGCGCTGTTCACGATCACCAAGGCCAACATGGAGCAGTACGCGGCCAAGCTGACGGAAGGGCACAAGAAACTGCTCAAGACCTACGACAGCTACAAGATGAACGTGTATCCGTCGCACCGCGTGGTGAACTTCCCGGAGGCGATCCTGAAGGCGACGGCGGAGAATGCGGTCAACTGCGAGATGGTCGGCACCGACACGCCGGACAACTGCAAGCTGGGCTTCCCCTTCCCGATTCCCAAGACCGGCGCCGAGCCGATCTGGAACCACAAGATGAAGTGGCGCGGCGAGGCGCAGACGCGCTTCAACAACCAGATGATCGTGCAGCCCAACGGACAGTTCCAGCTGACCAAGATCATCGAGGACGTGACCTTCGGCTACGCGTCGATCAAGAGCCCGGTGCCGGTCACGAAGAACTCGGGCGAGTTCCTCAAGTACCTGTCCAAGACGGTGGAGCCGCCGCGCATGGCCGGCACCTTCATCCTGGTGCACGAGAAGGCCGGCACGGGTGCGGAAGGCCGCGCCGCCTGGCTGTACTCGCCGGGCCTCAAGCGCATCCGCCGCGCCCCGACGGTCTGCTGCGACAATCCCTACGAGGGCACCGACGGCCACCAGTTCTACGACCAGGTGGACATGTTCAACGGCGTGCTGGAGCGCTACAACTGGAAGCTGGTCGGCAAGAAGGAGATGTTCATCCCGTACAACTCCAACAAGATTTCCGGCAACAAGCTCAAGTACAAGGACCTGGCCAAGCCCAAGCACCTCAATCCCGATCTGCCGCGCTACGAGCTGCACCGTGTCTGGGTGGTCGAGGCCGACCTGAAGCAGGGTACCAGCCACACCTTCAAGAAGCGCCGCTTCTACATCGACGAGGACAGCTGGAACATCGTGGCCGTGGACGACTACGACAAGCGCGACGAGCTCTACCAGTTCCAGGAAGGCCACCTGATCTTCGCCTACAACATCCTGGCGGCGACCACGGTGCCGGAAGTGATCTACCACTTCACCTCGGGTCGCTACTTCGTGACCGCCGCTTTCAACGAGGACAAGCCCAACGACGTCAGCGTCTCGTTCAAGGACGACTACTTCAGCGCCAGCTCGGTGCAGAAGATGACGACCAAGTAA
- a CDS encoding alpha/beta hydrolase — MTLDPQAQAMLQALSRLRPFDFATLTGEGYRAVMDRSGLFAPGDEVAEVKERDIPGPGGRLRLRIYRPSEAKKLPVTVFYHGGGFVGCTLDTHDNVCRCLAKRAETVVVSVDYRRAPEAPFPAAVEDALAALRWVHEHAADIGGDATRLAVAGDSAGGNLSAVVSQWVRDSGPKISHQLLIYPATDFAAETESRRSRSEGYFLTAGLMRWFGDQYTPDTSVRNDPRVSPLRATDFRGLPPATVLVAGYDPLYDEGLAYAARLREAGVAVEVLDYPGQIHGFINMLGAIGAADEALGRCAEGLRKSLQN; from the coding sequence ATGACCCTCGATCCCCAGGCGCAGGCCATGCTGCAGGCGCTGTCACGGCTGCGTCCCTTCGACTTCGCGACCCTGACCGGTGAAGGCTACCGCGCGGTGATGGACCGCTCGGGCCTGTTCGCGCCCGGCGACGAGGTGGCCGAGGTGAAGGAACGCGACATTCCGGGGCCGGGCGGCAGGCTGCGCCTGCGCATCTACCGGCCCAGCGAGGCGAAGAAACTGCCGGTGACCGTTTTCTATCACGGCGGCGGTTTCGTGGGCTGCACGCTGGACACGCATGACAACGTCTGCCGCTGCCTGGCCAAGCGCGCGGAGACGGTGGTGGTGTCGGTGGACTACCGCCGCGCGCCGGAAGCGCCCTTCCCCGCTGCCGTGGAAGACGCCTTGGCGGCGCTGCGCTGGGTGCATGAGCATGCCGCCGACATCGGCGGCGACGCCACGCGCCTCGCGGTGGCCGGCGACAGCGCGGGCGGCAATCTTTCCGCGGTGGTGTCGCAATGGGTCCGTGACAGCGGGCCGAAGATCAGCCACCAGCTGCTGATCTACCCGGCGACCGACTTCGCGGCCGAGACGGAGTCGCGCCGCAGCCGCTCCGAGGGCTACTTCCTCACCGCCGGCCTGATGCGCTGGTTCGGCGACCAGTACACGCCCGATACCTCGGTGCGCAACGACCCGCGCGTGTCGCCGCTGCGTGCCACGGACTTCCGCGGCCTGCCGCCGGCGACGGTGCTGGTGGCCGGCTACGACCCGCTGTACGACGAGGGCCTGGCCTATGCGGCGCGCCTGCGCGAGGCCGGCGTGGCGGTGGAGGTGCTGGACTATCCCGGCCAGATCCACGGCTTCATCAACATGCTCGGTGCGATCGGCGCCGCAGACGAGGCGCTGGGCCGTTGCGCCGAGGGCTTGCGGAAGTCGCTACAGAATTAG